From Apium graveolens cultivar Ventura chromosome 9, ASM990537v1, whole genome shotgun sequence, the proteins below share one genomic window:
- the LOC141685446 gene encoding uncharacterized protein LOC141685446, producing MHLPGAASTPQEIVPKGTNPETDFWKLYVDGSSTAGRSGAGLILISPEGFTIQQAITFAFKATNNQAEYEALISGLKLAKSLGISKMTVYSDSHIVVKQTSGEYIATDPTLAQYQAMVRNILEATPDITILQINREENSKADELSKLVQNTSDLAGSVYFKELRVPSTERVEVLCIGTPDNWMTPYIAYLRDGTLPEDQNKARYLKHKAPRFFLEDGQLYRRTFSAPTLKCVDPDEANYCLREVHEGICGDHLTAKALAYKVIRQGYYWPTIHSDSIAYVRKCPKCQKFSNIPRQSPSLPASVLSPIPFSVWGIDIMGPFPRARGDLRYVLVAIDYITKWAEAKAMRTINQQDCIKFMDLIVMRFEILVVLISDNGPQFVGSEFEAYLKELGIKHKRASVAHPQGNG from the coding sequence ATGCACCTTCCCGGAGCGGCATCTACCCCCCAAGAAATAGTCCCAAAAGGAACCAACCCAGAAACGGATTTCTGGAAGCTCTATGTTGATGGATCATCCACGGCTGGAAGGTCCGGAGCGGGCCTCATCCTTATCAGCCCGGAGGGCTTTACCATTCAACAGGCAATAACTTTTGCTTTCAAGGCAACGAATAATCAGGCTGAATATGAGGCACTCATCTCCGGGCTTAAATTGGCAAAATCTCTTGGTATTTCAAAGATGACCGTCTACAGTGATTCTCATATCGTGGTCAAGCAAACCAGTGGAGAATATATCGCGACAGATCCAACACTGGCACAGTACCAGGCAATGGTACGAAACATCTTGGAGGCCACTCCCGACATCACCATACTTCAGATCAACAGAGAAGAGAACTCCAAAGCAGATGAGTTGTCTAAGCTCGTGCAGAATACTTCGGACCTCGCCGGTTCAGTATACTTCAAAGAACTCAGAGTACCCAGCACAGAGCGAGTTGAAGTCTTGTGCATCGGGACCCCAGACAATTGGATGACTCCCTACATAGCTTACTTAAGAGATGGGACGCTCCCGGAAGATCAAAACAAGGCTAGGTACTTGAAGCACAAAGCCCCTCGTTTCTTCCTAGAGGATGGTCAGTTATATAGAAGGACCTTCTCAGCACCCACCCTGAAATGCGTGGACCCAGATGAGGCCAATTATTGCCTCCGAGAGGTTCATGAAGGCATCTGCGGAGACCACCTGACGGCCAAAGCTCTAGCTtacaaagtcatcagacaaggATATTACTGGCCCACGATCCACTCGGACTCCATCGCTTATGTTAGGAAATGCCCCAAATGCCAGAAATTCAGCAACATTCCCAGGCAAAGCCCCAGCCTGCCAGCATCGGTATTATCTCCGATTCCATTTTCCGTTTGGGGCATAGACATCATGGGCCCCTTTCCTCGAGCAAGAGGTGACCTCCGCTACGTCCTGGTAGCCATCGATTACATAACAAAGTGGGCAGAAGCCAAGGCTATGAGAACAATCAATCAACAAGATTGCATCAAGTTTATGGATTTAATCGTCATGAGATTCGAAATCCTGGTAGTTCTCATCTCCGACAATGGCCCACAATTCGTGGGATCCGAATTCGAGGCATATCTGAAAGAGCTCGGAATCAAGCACAAAAGAGCATCGGTTGCACACCCTCAAGGGAATGGATAG